The Halomonas sp. HAL1 genome segment CATTAATGTGTGAGGTCTTCGTCTATCAGCTCTAGGCCCATCTGCCAGAAGTCGATTTCCAGGCGTGTGGCATTGCGGAAGATTTTGCTCAGTTCGGCAAAGCGGGCGGGAGTAACGTCGGCAAGGCGAGCATTGAGCCATTCAAGCTCCGCCTGCATGGCGGCCTGAAACTCGTCGCCTTCGTACATGGCGATCCAGGCATCAAAGGGGTTTTGTACACCGCGCAGGGTAGAAGGTTGGGCGTTCAGCCAGTTGGCGATTTCGCCATAGCCCACCAGGCAGGGGGCCAGCGCCACGTGCAAATCGAGCAAATCGCCGCGGTTGCCGGTATCTAACACATAGCGAGTGTAAGCCAGCGTTGCGCGGGCTTCGGGGAGTTCGGCAAGCTCTTGCTCACTGATTCCCCACTCCTGGCAAAAGCCCACATGCAGGCCCAGCTCCACATCCACAATAGCTTTCAAGCCTTCATGGGCTTGGCGCAAATCCGCCAGGGTGGGGCTTTTATAGGCAGCCAGCGCATAGGCGCGGGCGAAGTGAATCAAAAACAGGTAATCCTGCTTTAAGTAGTGGCGAAACGACGCTTCAGGTAGCGTGGCGTTGCCCAACTGACGCACGAAATCGTGCTCGATATAGGCGCGCCAATCATCGTGACAAGCGTTGGTAAGATCGGTAAAGGAGTAGCCCATGATGCCTCCGGTAGTAATGATCCGGAGGGGAGGCGAAAAAGATCAAGGAAATGGCACGGAAGGGTGGCGTAAAGGTGCGCCGCGGCCATCGCTTGATCCCTACGCCGGTACCCGCGCCGCAACTCAAGTGAGCAGCAGCGCATTAGCCGGATCAGGTTCAGCGGGACCAGCGCTCGGTAGCCAAAAGCTCACCCTGCGCCATCTCAGCCGGATTTCACCGGCACCCCGTCAAGCTGTTCGTGGGTGGAGTTTAGGAGGTAAGTGGGGGGAGATGCAAGGAGGGTAATCT includes the following:
- the tenA gene encoding thiaminase II, translating into MGYSFTDLTNACHDDWRAYIEHDFVRQLGNATLPEASFRHYLKQDYLFLIHFARAYALAAYKSPTLADLRQAHEGLKAIVDVELGLHVGFCQEWGISEQELAELPEARATLAYTRYVLDTGNRGDLLDLHVALAPCLVGYGEIANWLNAQPSTLRGVQNPFDAWIAMYEGDEFQAAMQAELEWLNARLADVTPARFAELSKIFRNATRLEIDFWQMGLELIDEDLTH